The Mycolicibacterium monacense genome contains the following window.
AGCAGATGCCGCTGGGGGTCAACCGCGACGAGGCCATCCGGGAAGCCGAACAGGCGGCGTTGGCGGTGCCGTCCACGATCGAACTGAAGGGTCTGTTGCGGTGACGGAGGCGAACGGCACCACCGGGGGCGGCGCGGGCGATCCGGAAGTCATCGACGTGCGCCGAGGGATGTTCGGGGCCAAGGGTTCTGGCGACACGTCGGGTTACGGCAGGCTGATCCGGTCGGTGGCGCTGCCCGGCGGTTCACCGCGGCCGTACGGCGGCCACTTCGACGAGGTCGTCGACGCGCTGGCGACCGCGCTGGGCCAAGACCTGTACGACGCATCGGTCGAACGCATCGTCGTCTACCGCGACGAACTGACGCTCGAGATCGCCCGGGCCCAACTGCCCGTCGTCGCCAAGACCCTGCGTGACGACGCGGCCCTGCGGTTCGAACTGTGCCTCGGGGTCAGCGGCGTGCACTACCCGGGCGACGCCGGGCGCGAACTGCACGCCGCGTACCCGCTGATGTCGATCACCCACAACCGGCGGATCCGGCTGGAAGTGGCCGCCCCCGACGACGATCCGCACATCCCGTCGCTGTTCTCGGTGTACCCCACCACCGACTGGCACGAGCGGGAGACCTACGACTTCTTCGGGATCATCTTCGACGGCCATCCGTCGCTCACCCGGATCGAGATGCCCGACGACTGGGTCGGGCATCCACAGCGCAAGGACTACCCGCTGGGCGGCATCCCCGTCGAGTACCACGGCGCCCGGATACCACCGCCCGACGAGCGGAGGGCCTACAACTGATGACCACTCCCCCCGGCCCGCCCGACGCGGGCGGTGACGCGCGCACCGGCACCGACACGGTGATCGTCGTCGGCGGTGAGGACTGGGAGCAGGTCGTCGCCGCCGCCGAACAGGCGCAGGCCGGTGAGCGCATCGTCGTGAACATGGGACCGCAGCACCCCTCGACACACGGCGTGCTGCGGTTGATCCTCGAGATCGAGGGCGAGACGATCACCGAAGCCCGTTGCGGTATCGGCTATCTGCACACCGGCATCGAGAAGAACCTGGAGTACCGGAACTGGACGCAGGGCGTCACCTTCGTCACCCGGATGGACTACCTGTCGCCGTTCTTCAACGAGACCGCCTACTGCCTGGGTGTGGAGAAACTGCTCGGCGTCACCGACGCGATCCCGGAGCGCGTCAACGTGATCCGGGTGATGTTGATGGAACTCAACCGGATCTCCTCGCATCTGGTCGCACTGGCGACCGGCGGGATGGAGCTCGGGGCGATGAGCGCGATGTTCTACGGCTTCCGGGAGCGCGAGGAGATCCTGTCGGTGTTCGAGATGATCACCGGGTTGCGGATGAACCACGCGTACATCCGGCCCGGCGGGCTGGCCGCCGACCTGCCCGACGGTGCGGTCCCCCGCATCCGCGAACTGCTCGCGCTGCTCCCCGGGCGGCTGCGCGACCTGGAGAACCTGCTCAACGAGAACTACATCTGGAAGGCCCGCACGCAGGGCATCGGCTACCTCGACCTGGCCGGCTGCATGGCACTCGGCATCACGGGCCCGGTGTTGCGCTCGACCGGGCTGCCGCACGATCTGCGCCGGGCCCAACCGTACTGCGGTTACGAGGACTACGAATTCGACGTGATCACCGACGACGGTTGCGACGCCTACGGCCGCTACCTCATCCGGGTGAAGGAGATGCGTGAATCGCTCAAGATCGTCGAACAGTGTGTGGACCGATTGAAGCCCGGACCGGTGATGATCGCGGACAAGAAGCTCGCCTGGCCGGCCGACCTCGAACTGGGACCCGACGGCCTCGGCAACTCCCCCGCCCACATCGCCCGCATCATGGGGCAGTCGATGGAGGGCCTGATCCACCACTTCAAGCTGGTGACCGAGGGTATCCGGGTGCCGGCCGGACAGGTGTACACGGCCGTGGAGTCGCCACGCGGCGAACTGGGGGTGCACATGGTCTCCGACGGTGGAACCCGGCCCTACCGCGTCCACTACCGCGACCCGTCGTTCACGAATCTGCAAGCGGTGGCGGCGATGTGCGAGGGCGGGATGGTCGCCGACGCCATCTCGGCGGTCGCGTCGATCGACCCGGTCATGGGCGGGGTGGATAGGTGATGAGCGCTTGCGCGAAGAAGAGACGGCCGTGAGCGTCTTCCTGGAACTCGGCCAGCGGCCGGACGAACCGGGACCGCCGGTCGGCGGCCCCACCGCCTACCCCGCCGACGTCGCCGCCCGCCTCACCGCCGACGCCGCCCGCATCGTCCCGCGCTACCCGCAGGCCCGGTCGGCGCTGCTGCCGCTGCTGCACCTGGTGCAGGCCGAGGACGGCTGCCTCACCTCCGCCGGAATCGCGTTCTGCGCCAACCAACTCGGGTTGACCGACGCCGAGGTGACGGCGGTGGCCACGTTCTACTCGATGTACCGGCGCACGCCGACCGGCGATTACCTGGTCGGGGTCTGCACCAACACCCTGTGCGCGATCATGGGCGGCGACGAGATCCTCGACGCGCTGCAGGACCATCTCGGCGTAGCCGCCGGGCGGACCACCGACCCCGCCGAGGGACTGGCCGCGGTCACCCTCGAGCACATCGAGTGCAACGCCGCGTGCGACTACGCACCCGTGGTGATGGTGAACTGGGAGTTCTTCGACAACCAGACGCCCGCCTCGGCCCGCGACCTCGTCGACTCTCTGCGTGCGGGGACGCCCGCCACGCCCACCCGCGGCGCACCGCTGTGCACCTTCCGGGAGACCGCGCGCACACTCGCCGGACTCGCCGATCCGCGTGCGGCCACCAACCCCGGGGGCACGGGTGAGGCGACGCTGGCCGGTCTGCGGGTGGCGCGCGCGAACGGGATGGCGGCCCCGGATCCGGCCGAGACCGAAGGAGAAGGCACACAACCGGATCCGGAGATCGTCGAGGCGGCCGACTCGACCAGGGACGAACCCGCCCCCGGACCCTCGGCCGCGGTACCGCGTCCCGGCGACGATTCGGAGCCGGGGTCATGACGGCGCTCACCCCGGTGCTGAGCCGGTTCTGGGACGAACCCGAATCGTGGACGCTGGAGACCTATCGGCGCCACGGCGGATACCGGGCGCTCGAACAGGCGCTCGCGACTGCGCCCGACGACGTGATCACCACCATCAAGGATTCGGGACTGCGTGGCCGGGGCGGTGCGGGCTTTCCCACCGGCACCAAATGGTCGTTCATCCCGCAGGGCGACGAGGGGCCCGCGGCCAAACCGCACTACCTGGTGATCAACGCCGATGAGTCGGAACCCGGTACGTGCAAGGACATTCCGCTGCTGCTGACCACGCCGCACTTCCTCGTGGAGGGCGCGATCATCGCCGCGTACGCGATCCGCGCCCACCACGCGTTCATCTACGTGCGCGGTGAGGTGGTGCCGGTGCTGCGCCGGCTGCAGGCCGCCGTCGCCGAGGCCTACGAGGCCGGCTACCTGGGTACCGACATCCGCGGATCCGGTTTCGACCTCGACCTGATCGTGCACGCCGGGGCCGGGGCCTACATCTGCGGTGAGGAGACGGCACTGCTCGACTCCCTGGAAGGCCGCCGCGGCCAGCCCCGGCTGCGCCCACCCTTCCCCGCCGTCGCCGGGCTCTACGCGTGCCCGACGGTGGTCAACAACGTCGAATCCATCGCCAGCGTGCCGCCGATCCTACTGGGCGGCATCGACTGGTTCCGTTCGATGGGGTCGGAGAAATCGCCGGGCTTCACGCTGTATTCGCTGTCCGGGCACGTCACCCGGCCCGGACAGTACGAGGCGCCCCTGGGCATCACGCTGCGCGAACTGCTGGAGTACGCCGGCGGCGTCCGGGCCGGCCACGAGCTGAAGTTCTGGACGCCGGGCGGGTCGTCGACGCCGCTGCTCACCGGCGAACACCTCGATGTGCCACTGGATTACGAGGGGATGGCCTCGGTCGGCTCGATGCTCGGCACCAAGGCGCTGCAGATCTTCGACGAGACCACCTGCGTGGTGCGCGCCGTCCGCCGCTGGACGCAGTTCTACGCCCACGAGTCCTGCGGCAAGTGCACACCGTGCCGCGAAGGCACCTACTGGCTCGCCCAGATCTACGCCCGCCTCGAGAGCGGCGAGGCCACCGAGGCCGACGTCGACAAACTCCTCGACATCTCCGACACCATCCTCGGGAAGTCGTTCTGCGCGTTGGGTGACGGTGCGGCCAGCCCGATCATCTCGTCGATCAAGTACTTCCGCGACGAGTACCTGGCCCATCTCGGTAACGGCTGCCCGTTCGATCCGCACGCATCGACGCTGATGGCCGGACAGGAGGTGGGGGTGTGACGTCACGTACGCCACCGCGCTCGCCGAATGTGCGGTTCCATCCGCGACACACCGCCCTATGCGTACGAAACCGCACACTCGCGGCGGACGAAAGTGGGGGGGTGCGATGACGCAGACCGCTGACACCGGGACCTCGAACGCACCTGCGGTCGAGATGGTCGAGCTCACGATCGACGGCGCCACCGTCAGCGTGCCCAAGGGCACCCTGGTGATCCGGGCCGCCGAGCTGATCGGCATCCAGATCCCCCGGTTCTGCGACCACCCGCTGCTCGACCCGGTGGGCGCCTGTCGCCAGTGCCTCGTCGAGGTGGAGGGCCAGCGCAAGCCGATGGCGTCGTGCACCACCACCGTCAGCCAGGACATGGTGGTGCACACCCAGTTCAGCTCCGAGGCCGCCGACAAGGCCCAGCGCGGTGTGATGGAACTGCTGCTGATCAACCATCCCCTCGACTGCCCGGTCTGCGACAAGGGCGGCGAATGCCCGCTGCAGAACCAGGCGATGTCCAACGGCCGCGCCGAAACCCGCTTCACCGACGTCAAACGCACGTTCCCGAAACCGATCAACATCAGCTCCCAGGTGCTGCTCGACCGCGAACGCTGCGTGCTGTGCGCGCGGTGCACCCGGTTCTCCCAGCAGATCGCCGGGGACCCGTTCATCGAACTTCTCGAACGCGGTGCGCTGCAACAGGTTGGCATCGCCCCCGGCGAACCGTTCCAGTCCTACTTCTCGGGCAACACCGTGCAGATCTGTCCGGTCGGCGCGCTGACCGGGACCGCATACCGTTTCCGCGCAAGGCCTTTCGACCTGGTTTCCACGCCCAGCGTGTGCGAACACTGCGCCTCGGGGTGCGCACAGCGCACCGACCACCGCCGCGGAAAGGTGCTGCGCCGCCTGGCCGGTGACGATCCGCAGGTCAACGAGGAGTGGAACTGCGACAAGGGTCGCTGGGCGTTCACGTACACCGATGTCGGTGACCGCATCGCCACACCGCTGGTCCGTGACGCCGACGGGGTGTTGCAGCCGGCGTCGTGGTCGGAGGCGCTCGCCGTCGCCGCCGCCGGACTCGCCGTGGCGAACGCACGGGCCGGTGTGGTGATCGGTGGCCGGGCCACCGTCGAAGATGCCTATGCCTACGCGAAGTTCGCCCGAATGGTGTTGGGCACCAACGACGTCGACTTCCGGGTGCGACCACACAGCGCCGAGGAGGCCGACTTCCTCACCGCGCACGTGGCGGGCCGGCCGATGCAGGTCACCTACGCCGACCTGGAGAACGCCCCCGCGGTCCTGCTCGCCGGATTCGAACCCGAGGACGAATCACCGATCGTGTTCCTGCGGCTGCGCAAAGCCGTACGCAAACAGGGACTGCAGGTGCTCTCGGTCGCACCGTTCGCCGGCCGGGGGCTGACCAAACTCTCCGGCCGCCTCGTCACCGCCGCACCGGGTGGGGAGGCCGCCGCACTCGACGCGCTGACCGACGAGCCTCTGCTGCGCCTGCCCGGTGTCGTCATCCTCGTCGGGGAACGCCTGGCCACCGCACCCGGGGCGCTGACCGCGGCGGCCCGGCTGGCGGCCGCCACCGGTGCGCGGCTGGCGTGGATCCCCCGCCGAGCCGGTGAGCGCGGCGCCGTGGAAGCCGGGGCGCTGCCCACCCTGCTGCCGGGCGGACGTCCCGTCACCGACGACTCCGCCCGCGCCCAGGTGGCGGCCGCGTGGCATACCGACGCGCTCCCGGACGGTCCGGGCCGCGACACCGGCGAGATACTCGACGCCGCGCGCTCCGGGGCGCTGAGCGCACTGGTGTGCGGCGGCGTCGACGTCACCGATCTGCCGGATCCGCACGCCGCACTCGCCGCGTTGGCGGCCGTACCGTTCGTGGTGAGTCTCGAGCTGCGCGAAAGCGAGGTCACCCGCGCCGCCGACGTGGTGTTCCCGGTGGCTCCGGTGGCCGAGAAGGGCGGTGCTTTCCTCGACTGGGAGGGCAGGCTGCGCTCGTTCGGACCGGCCCTGCACAGCAACGCCATTCCGGATCTGCGCGTGCTGAACTTCCTCGCCGACGAGATGGGTGTCGACCTCGGTCTGCCGGATGCGCAGACCGCCGGTGCGGAACTCGGCCGGCTGGGCTGGTGGGACGGTCCGCGTCCGCACTGCGCCCACGAGGCGCCGGCACCGCCGCATGTCGGACCCGGCCAGGCGGTGCTGACGGGCTGGCGCATGCTGCTCGACCTCGGGCGGATGCAGGACGGTGAGCCCCATCTGGCCGGCACCGCACCGCCGGCCGTCGTCCGGCTGTCCGGTCCCACCGCCGACGCCATCGGCGCGGCGCCCGGCGAGTTGGTCACCGTCGGCACCGAACGCGGTCAGGTCACGCTGCCGCTCACCGTCACCGACATGCCCGACAGCGTGGTCTGGTTACCGCTGAACTCCCGCGGCTCGCAGGTGCACCGCCAACTCGGTGTGAGCACCGGCGCCATCGTGTCGATCGCCGCGTCGGGCGGGCGGACGGCGCCGTGATCCACCCCGACCCCACGCTGTTCGGCCACGACCCGTGGTGGCTCATCCTGGCCAAGGCCGTCGGCGTCTTCGTGTTCCTGGTGCTCACGGTGCTCGCCGCGATCCTGATCGAACGGAAGGTGCTGGGCCGCATGCAGATGCGGTTCGGCCCCAACCGGGTCGGCCCCAAGGGGCTGTTGCAGTCCCTGGCCGACGGCATCAAGCTCGCGCTCAAGGAGGGCATCACCCCCGCCGGTGTCGACAAACCGGTCTACCTGCTGGCCCCGGTGATCTCGGTGATCCCGGCGTTCCTCGCGTTCGCGGTGATCCCCATGGGCGGTGAGGTGTCGGTGTTCGGGCACCGTACGGCGCTGCAGCTGACCGATCTCGCGGTGGCGGTGCTCTACATCCTCGCCGTCACCTCCGTCGGGGTGTA
Protein-coding sequences here:
- a CDS encoding NADH-quinone oxidoreductase subunit C, whose product is MTEANGTTGGGAGDPEVIDVRRGMFGAKGSGDTSGYGRLIRSVALPGGSPRPYGGHFDEVVDALATALGQDLYDASVERIVVYRDELTLEIARAQLPVVAKTLRDDAALRFELCLGVSGVHYPGDAGRELHAAYPLMSITHNRRIRLEVAAPDDDPHIPSLFSVYPTTDWHERETYDFFGIIFDGHPSLTRIEMPDDWVGHPQRKDYPLGGIPVEYHGARIPPPDERRAYN
- the nuoD gene encoding NADH dehydrogenase (quinone) subunit D, producing MTTPPGPPDAGGDARTGTDTVIVVGGEDWEQVVAAAEQAQAGERIVVNMGPQHPSTHGVLRLILEIEGETITEARCGIGYLHTGIEKNLEYRNWTQGVTFVTRMDYLSPFFNETAYCLGVEKLLGVTDAIPERVNVIRVMLMELNRISSHLVALATGGMELGAMSAMFYGFREREEILSVFEMITGLRMNHAYIRPGGLAADLPDGAVPRIRELLALLPGRLRDLENLLNENYIWKARTQGIGYLDLAGCMALGITGPVLRSTGLPHDLRRAQPYCGYEDYEFDVITDDGCDAYGRYLIRVKEMRESLKIVEQCVDRLKPGPVMIADKKLAWPADLELGPDGLGNSPAHIARIMGQSMEGLIHHFKLVTEGIRVPAGQVYTAVESPRGELGVHMVSDGGTRPYRVHYRDPSFTNLQAVAAMCEGGMVADAISAVASIDPVMGGVDR
- the nuoE gene encoding NADH-quinone oxidoreductase subunit NuoE, with product MSVFLELGQRPDEPGPPVGGPTAYPADVAARLTADAARIVPRYPQARSALLPLLHLVQAEDGCLTSAGIAFCANQLGLTDAEVTAVATFYSMYRRTPTGDYLVGVCTNTLCAIMGGDEILDALQDHLGVAAGRTTDPAEGLAAVTLEHIECNAACDYAPVVMVNWEFFDNQTPASARDLVDSLRAGTPATPTRGAPLCTFRETARTLAGLADPRAATNPGGTGEATLAGLRVARANGMAAPDPAETEGEGTQPDPEIVEAADSTRDEPAPGPSAAVPRPGDDSEPGS
- the nuoF gene encoding NADH-quinone oxidoreductase subunit NuoF — encoded protein: MTALTPVLSRFWDEPESWTLETYRRHGGYRALEQALATAPDDVITTIKDSGLRGRGGAGFPTGTKWSFIPQGDEGPAAKPHYLVINADESEPGTCKDIPLLLTTPHFLVEGAIIAAYAIRAHHAFIYVRGEVVPVLRRLQAAVAEAYEAGYLGTDIRGSGFDLDLIVHAGAGAYICGEETALLDSLEGRRGQPRLRPPFPAVAGLYACPTVVNNVESIASVPPILLGGIDWFRSMGSEKSPGFTLYSLSGHVTRPGQYEAPLGITLRELLEYAGGVRAGHELKFWTPGGSSTPLLTGEHLDVPLDYEGMASVGSMLGTKALQIFDETTCVVRAVRRWTQFYAHESCGKCTPCREGTYWLAQIYARLESGEATEADVDKLLDISDTILGKSFCALGDGAASPIISSIKYFRDEYLAHLGNGCPFDPHASTLMAGQEVGV
- a CDS encoding NADH-quinone oxidoreductase subunit G — translated: MTQTADTGTSNAPAVEMVELTIDGATVSVPKGTLVIRAAELIGIQIPRFCDHPLLDPVGACRQCLVEVEGQRKPMASCTTTVSQDMVVHTQFSSEAADKAQRGVMELLLINHPLDCPVCDKGGECPLQNQAMSNGRAETRFTDVKRTFPKPINISSQVLLDRERCVLCARCTRFSQQIAGDPFIELLERGALQQVGIAPGEPFQSYFSGNTVQICPVGALTGTAYRFRARPFDLVSTPSVCEHCASGCAQRTDHRRGKVLRRLAGDDPQVNEEWNCDKGRWAFTYTDVGDRIATPLVRDADGVLQPASWSEALAVAAAGLAVANARAGVVIGGRATVEDAYAYAKFARMVLGTNDVDFRVRPHSAEEADFLTAHVAGRPMQVTYADLENAPAVLLAGFEPEDESPIVFLRLRKAVRKQGLQVLSVAPFAGRGLTKLSGRLVTAAPGGEAAALDALTDEPLLRLPGVVILVGERLATAPGALTAAARLAAATGARLAWIPRRAGERGAVEAGALPTLLPGGRPVTDDSARAQVAAAWHTDALPDGPGRDTGEILDAARSGALSALVCGGVDVTDLPDPHAALAALAAVPFVVSLELRESEVTRAADVVFPVAPVAEKGGAFLDWEGRLRSFGPALHSNAIPDLRVLNFLADEMGVDLGLPDAQTAGAELGRLGWWDGPRPHCAHEAPAPPHVGPGQAVLTGWRMLLDLGRMQDGEPHLAGTAPPAVVRLSGPTADAIGAAPGELVTVGTERGQVTLPLTVTDMPDSVVWLPLNSRGSQVHRQLGVSTGAIVSIAASGGRTAP